The Canis lupus baileyi chromosome 11, mCanLup2.hap1, whole genome shotgun sequence genome includes a window with the following:
- the ACTR1B gene encoding beta-centractin isoform X1: MESYDIIANQPVVIDNGSGVIKAGFAGDQIPKYCFPNYVGRPKHMRVMAGALEGDLFIGPKAEEHRGLLAIRYPMEHGVVRDWNDMERIWQYVYSKDQLQTFSEEHPVLLTEAPLNPSKNREKAAEVFFETFNVPALFISMQAVLSLYATGRTTGVVLDSGDGVTHAVPIYEGFAMPHSIMRVDIAGRDVSRYLRLLLRKEGVDFHTSAEFEVVRTIKERACYLSINPQKDEALETEKVQYTLPDGSVLDVGPARFRAPELLFQPDLVGDESEGLHEVLVFAIHKSDMDLRRTLFANIVLSGGSTLFKGFGDRLLSEVKKLAPKDVKIKISAPQERLYSTWIGGSILASLDTFKKMWVSKKEYEEDGSRAIHRKTF, encoded by the exons ATGGAGTCCTACGACATTATCGCCAACCAGCCCGTGGTCATCGACAAC GGTTCCGGGGTGATCAAGGCTGGCTTTGCAGGAGACCAGATTCCCAAATACTGTTTCCCAAACTA TGTTGGGCGCCCTAAGCACATGCGAGTGATGGCTGGAGCCCTGGAGGGAGACCTTTTCATTGGACCAAAAGCAGAG GAGCACCGGGGGCTGCTGGCCATCCGCTACCCCATGGAGCATGGTGTGGTGCGAGACTGGAATGACATGGAGCGCATCTGGCAGTACGTCTACTCCAAGGATCAGCTGCAGACTTTCTCGGAGGAG CATCCTGTTCTCCTAACGGAGGCTCCACTCAACCCGAGTAAGAACCGGGAGAAAGCAGCAGAGGTGTTCTTTGAGACCTTCAACGTGCCAGCCCTGTTCATCTCCATGCAGGCGGTGCTCAGCCT GTATGCGACAGGACGCACGACAGGAGTGGTCTTAGACTCAGGGGACGGGGTCACTCATGCTGTGCCCATCTACGAGGGCTTTGCCATGCCACACTCCATCATGCGGGTGGACATTGCTGGCCGGGATGTCTCCCGCTATCTCCGGCTCCTGCTGCGCAAGGAAGGAGTTGACTTTCACACCTCAGCTGAGTTTGAGGTCGTGCGGACCATCAAAGAG CGAGCCTGTTACCTCTCCATCAACCCACAGAAGGATGAGGCTCTGGAGACTGAGAAGGTTCAGTACACCCTGCCAGATGGCAGCGTGCTCGAC GTGGGGCCGGCTCGGTTCCGGGCTCCTGAGCTGCTGTTCCAGCCGGACCTGGTAGGTGATGAGAGCGAGGGGCTCCACGAGGTGCTGGTCTTTGCCATCCACAAGTCTGACATGGACCTCCGCCGGACACTCTTCGCCAACATTGTGCTCTCGGGTGGCTCCACGCTCTTCAAAG GCTTCGGTGACCGATTGCTAAGTGAAGTGAAGAAGCTTGCCCCAAAGGATGTCAAAATCAAG ATCTCGGCCCCTCAGGAACGGCTGTACTCCACGTGGATTGG tgGCTCCATCCTGGCCTCGCTGGATACCTTTAAGAAGATGTGGGTATCCAAAAAGGAGTATGAAGAGGATGGCTCCCGTGCTATTCATCGTAAAACATTCTAG
- the ACTR1B gene encoding beta-centractin isoform X2 gives MEHGVVRDWNDMERIWQYVYSKDQLQTFSEEHPVLLTEAPLNPSKNREKAAEVFFETFNVPALFISMQAVLSLYATGRTTGVVLDSGDGVTHAVPIYEGFAMPHSIMRVDIAGRDVSRYLRLLLRKEGVDFHTSAEFEVVRTIKERACYLSINPQKDEALETEKVQYTLPDGSVLDVGPARFRAPELLFQPDLVGDESEGLHEVLVFAIHKSDMDLRRTLFANIVLSGGSTLFKGFGDRLLSEVKKLAPKDVKIKISAPQERLYSTWIGGSILASLDTFKKMWVSKKEYEEDGSRAIHRKTF, from the exons ATGGAGCATGGTGTGGTGCGAGACTGGAATGACATGGAGCGCATCTGGCAGTACGTCTACTCCAAGGATCAGCTGCAGACTTTCTCGGAGGAG CATCCTGTTCTCCTAACGGAGGCTCCACTCAACCCGAGTAAGAACCGGGAGAAAGCAGCAGAGGTGTTCTTTGAGACCTTCAACGTGCCAGCCCTGTTCATCTCCATGCAGGCGGTGCTCAGCCT GTATGCGACAGGACGCACGACAGGAGTGGTCTTAGACTCAGGGGACGGGGTCACTCATGCTGTGCCCATCTACGAGGGCTTTGCCATGCCACACTCCATCATGCGGGTGGACATTGCTGGCCGGGATGTCTCCCGCTATCTCCGGCTCCTGCTGCGCAAGGAAGGAGTTGACTTTCACACCTCAGCTGAGTTTGAGGTCGTGCGGACCATCAAAGAG CGAGCCTGTTACCTCTCCATCAACCCACAGAAGGATGAGGCTCTGGAGACTGAGAAGGTTCAGTACACCCTGCCAGATGGCAGCGTGCTCGAC GTGGGGCCGGCTCGGTTCCGGGCTCCTGAGCTGCTGTTCCAGCCGGACCTGGTAGGTGATGAGAGCGAGGGGCTCCACGAGGTGCTGGTCTTTGCCATCCACAAGTCTGACATGGACCTCCGCCGGACACTCTTCGCCAACATTGTGCTCTCGGGTGGCTCCACGCTCTTCAAAG GCTTCGGTGACCGATTGCTAAGTGAAGTGAAGAAGCTTGCCCCAAAGGATGTCAAAATCAAG ATCTCGGCCCCTCAGGAACGGCTGTACTCCACGTGGATTGG tgGCTCCATCCTGGCCTCGCTGGATACCTTTAAGAAGATGTGGGTATCCAAAAAGGAGTATGAAGAGGATGGCTCCCGTGCTATTCATCGTAAAACATTCTAG